Proteins from one Deinococcus sp. AB2017081 genomic window:
- a CDS encoding ABC transporter substrate-binding protein: MKKALMIATALAVSSSALAAGKLEIFSWWSGDEGPALEALVKLYKAKYPSVVVDNATVSGGAGTNAKAVLKTRMLGGTPPDSFQAHAGQELIGTWVVANRMQDLTPLFKSQGWSKVFPADLVKLISSKGGIWSVPVNVHRSNVLWYNPAKLKAWGVSVPKTWPEFLTTCATLKAKGVAAPLVVGENWTQQHLWESVMIGTLGAQSWENLWSGKLKFTDPRVVGAFTTYGKVMDCANKDASGLSWQQATDRVIDGTSAFNVMGDWAAGYFTTTKKLAPGTGFGWAAAPGTTKTFVMLADSFGLPKGIKNSTETMNWLKLLGSKEGQDAFNPLKGSIAARTDSDLSKYSVYSKSAATDWKSSKIVGSLVHGAVAPESFTSAFGAVIDGFVASKNSAAAAAAAQQLAVRAGIGK; encoded by the coding sequence ATGAAGAAAGCCCTGATGATTGCCACTGCCCTTGCCGTCTCCTCCAGCGCCCTTGCCGCCGGCAAGCTCGAGATCTTCTCGTGGTGGTCCGGCGACGAGGGTCCCGCTCTGGAGGCCCTGGTCAAGCTGTACAAGGCCAAGTACCCCAGCGTCGTCGTGGACAACGCCACGGTGTCCGGCGGCGCCGGCACGAACGCCAAGGCCGTCCTGAAGACCCGCATGCTCGGCGGCACGCCCCCCGACTCCTTCCAGGCGCACGCCGGCCAGGAACTGATCGGCACGTGGGTCGTCGCGAACCGCATGCAGGACCTGACCCCGCTGTTCAAGAGCCAGGGCTGGAGCAAGGTCTTCCCGGCGGACCTCGTCAAGCTGATCTCCAGCAAGGGCGGCATCTGGAGCGTGCCCGTCAACGTTCACCGCTCCAACGTCCTGTGGTACAACCCCGCCAAGCTCAAGGCCTGGGGCGTTAGCGTGCCCAAGACCTGGCCCGAGTTCCTGACCACCTGCGCCACCCTGAAGGCCAAGGGCGTGGCCGCGCCGCTGGTCGTCGGTGAGAACTGGACCCAGCAGCACCTGTGGGAGAGCGTCATGATCGGCACGCTGGGTGCCCAGAGCTGGGAGAACCTGTGGAGCGGCAAGCTGAAGTTCACCGATCCCCGTGTGGTCGGTGCCTTCACCACCTACGGCAAGGTCATGGACTGCGCCAACAAGGACGCCTCGGGCCTGAGCTGGCAGCAGGCCACGGACCGCGTGATCGACGGCACCAGCGCCTTCAACGTCATGGGCGACTGGGCGGCCGGGTACTTCACGACCACCAAGAAGCTCGCCCCCGGCACCGGCTTCGGCTGGGCCGCCGCCCCCGGTACCACCAAGACCTTCGTGATGCTCGCCGACTCCTTCGGTCTGCCCAAGGGCATCAAGAACTCGACCGAGACCATGAACTGGCTCAAGCTGCTGGGCAGCAAGGAAGGCCAGGACGCCTTCAATCCCCTGAAGGGCTCCATCGCCGCGCGCACGGACTCTGACCTGAGCAAGTACAGCGTCTACTCCAAGAGCGCCGCGACCGACTGGAAGTCCAGCAAGATCGTGGGCTCGCTGGTGCACGGCGCCGTGGCTCCCGAGAGCTTCACCAGCGCCTTCGGCGCGGTGATCGACGGCTTCGTCGCCAGCAAGAACAGCGCTGCTGCGGCCGCTGCCGCGCAGCAGCTCGCCGTGCGCGCCGGCATCGGCAAGTAA
- a CDS encoding GAF domain-containing protein, whose translation MTTLPPLPIPLTNASTVPQFGAALAGFACEVAGAHGVQVWVVQDAHLEVVAEEGRGLGLSDGTLAGRALSEGVLLEDGMLTALPFGCGVIEFVGARPDGMAALLTVSPLLTLALEGVQAREARRGHGRIAETVEGLVRRLGGSLELPQVLTVTAQSAALALGFSRAFVGLFDEVVEGVARTGEVYTYGFDESFTGGIGVGPLTFERLMNRGEAIRYERVRDAGTPFAASLAELGPEAAVLAPLSARGRPLGLLYVDSRSPGAGATEDDGRLVLALAEQASLAIDNARLYALETRKREAAEALREAGAALAGSLHLSDTLPRVLERAMTLFRADAAAVYEQQPDGRTLNIRSAVGLPSEYVLRVRAKVGSGVTGRAAERGEVVAARDLNTEHYGGGSRYTRQLLAQGKYPYKGVVGLPLVTRAGVFGVLTLYWEGVLPLDDDDQALLGVFAAQASLAIENARLYEEELRRERESAVLLNVGRLLGEDQGDETLAEAARLATLAMNGGRGLIALTDEYGVVVRCATYNLHPPRPEELASLLSQLGRGPRPLTRRACLPVAGSGLIVPLHGGEGDGRGVLGFLYADDPGTDPPSDRVLALARSVADQMALTLTRERLLAALEREEARYRQLAEGAHDLILSADVRGRITYANPAAVRLLQPLTGPLVGSPVLALPTPATQDVLRVAWMAAATSLAGGRAEIQVGPYRLEVRLSAVGAGEGVLLVARDLSELQTLAEEITRRGQALEAATSRQTELRTYLTLFTQAQEEERRRISRELHDDTAQVLTATTRRVARLARDLGGEQRDRADDILGDLNAAIESVRRFARNLRPSVLDDLGLLPALEWLASQAQTETRLEISGQERRLSPTAELTVFRLSQEALNNVDKHAQAHTAAIRVAFREDHVRVAVSDDGRGFTAEQAEAQAQAGHLGLLGLRERVELAGGELEVASTPGQGSTLTFVLPG comes from the coding sequence ATGACAACTCTGCCCCCCCTGCCCATCCCCCTCACCAACGCCTCGACCGTTCCCCAGTTCGGCGCGGCGCTGGCGGGGTTCGCGTGCGAGGTGGCCGGGGCCCACGGCGTGCAGGTGTGGGTGGTGCAGGACGCGCATCTGGAGGTGGTCGCCGAGGAGGGCCGGGGCCTGGGGCTCAGTGACGGCACGCTGGCTGGGCGGGCCCTGTCAGAGGGGGTGCTGCTGGAAGACGGCATGCTGACCGCCCTGCCCTTCGGCTGCGGCGTGATCGAGTTCGTGGGGGCGCGGCCTGACGGGATGGCGGCGCTGCTGACGGTGTCGCCGCTGCTGACCCTGGCGCTGGAGGGGGTGCAGGCCCGCGAGGCACGGCGCGGGCACGGGCGGATCGCGGAGACGGTCGAGGGGCTGGTGCGGCGGCTGGGCGGGAGCCTGGAACTGCCGCAGGTGCTGACCGTGACCGCGCAGAGTGCGGCGCTGGCGCTGGGCTTCTCGCGGGCCTTCGTGGGCCTGTTCGACGAGGTCGTGGAGGGCGTGGCCCGCACCGGCGAGGTCTATACCTACGGCTTCGACGAGTCGTTCACCGGCGGCATCGGCGTGGGGCCGCTGACCTTCGAGCGGCTGATGAACCGGGGCGAGGCGATCCGCTACGAGCGCGTGAGGGACGCGGGAACGCCCTTTGCCGCCAGTCTGGCGGAACTCGGGCCGGAGGCGGCGGTGCTGGCCCCGCTGAGTGCGCGGGGGCGACCGCTGGGCCTGCTGTATGTGGATTCCCGCTCGCCGGGCGCGGGCGCGACCGAGGACGATGGCCGGCTGGTGCTGGCGCTGGCCGAGCAGGCCTCGCTGGCCATCGACAACGCGCGGCTGTACGCCCTGGAGACCCGCAAACGCGAGGCCGCCGAGGCGCTGCGCGAGGCGGGGGCGGCGCTGGCGGGGAGCCTGCACCTCTCGGACACGTTGCCGCGCGTGCTGGAGCGCGCCATGACGCTGTTCCGCGCCGACGCGGCGGCGGTCTACGAGCAGCAGCCCGACGGCCGGACGCTCAACATCCGCTCGGCGGTGGGGCTGCCCAGCGAGTACGTGCTGCGCGTGCGGGCCAAGGTGGGATCGGGCGTGACCGGCCGCGCCGCCGAGCGGGGCGAGGTGGTGGCGGCCCGCGACCTGAACACCGAGCACTACGGGGGCGGCAGCCGCTACACCCGGCAGCTGCTGGCACAGGGCAAGTACCCCTACAAGGGCGTGGTGGGCCTGCCCCTGGTCACGCGGGCGGGCGTGTTCGGCGTGCTGACCCTGTACTGGGAAGGCGTGCTGCCGCTCGACGACGACGACCAGGCGCTGCTGGGCGTGTTCGCCGCGCAGGCCTCGCTGGCCATCGAGAACGCCCGCCTGTACGAGGAAGAGCTGCGCCGCGAGCGCGAATCGGCGGTGCTGCTGAACGTGGGCCGTCTGCTGGGCGAGGATCAGGGCGACGAGACCCTGGCCGAGGCGGCGCGGCTGGCGACCCTGGCCATGAACGGGGGGCGCGGCCTGATCGCCCTGACCGATGAATACGGCGTGGTGGTGCGCTGCGCGACGTACAACCTCCACCCGCCCCGCCCCGAGGAGCTGGCATCGTTGCTGTCGCAGCTGGGGCGGGGGCCGCGCCCGCTGACGCGCCGGGCATGTCTGCCGGTGGCGGGCAGCGGCCTGATCGTGCCGCTGCACGGCGGCGAGGGTGACGGCCGTGGGGTGCTGGGCTTCCTGTACGCCGACGATCCCGGCACCGATCCGCCCAGCGACCGGGTGCTGGCGCTGGCCCGCTCGGTGGCCGACCAGATGGCCCTGACCCTGACCCGCGAGCGCCTGCTGGCCGCTCTGGAGCGCGAGGAAGCCCGCTACCGCCAGCTGGCCGAGGGTGCACACGACCTGATCCTGAGCGCCGACGTGCGTGGGCGGATCACCTACGCGAACCCGGCAGCAGTGCGGCTGCTCCAGCCGCTGACGGGGCCGCTGGTGGGGTCGCCGGTGCTGGCGCTGCCCACCCCGGCGACCCAGGACGTGCTGCGCGTGGCGTGGATGGCGGCGGCGACCAGTCTGGCGGGGGGACGCGCCGAGATCCAGGTCGGCCCATACCGCCTGGAAGTGCGCCTGAGTGCCGTGGGGGCCGGCGAGGGCGTCCTGCTGGTCGCCCGCGACCTGTCGGAACTCCAGACCTTGGCCGAGGAGATCACGCGGCGTGGGCAGGCCCTGGAGGCCGCGACCAGTCGCCAGACCGAGCTGCGCACCTACCTGACGCTGTTCACCCAGGCGCAGGAGGAGGAACGCCGGCGCATCAGCCGGGAGCTGCACGACGACACCGCGCAGGTGCTGACGGCCACGACCCGCCGCGTGGCGAGGCTGGCCCGTGATCTGGGTGGTGAGCAGCGTGACCGCGCCGACGACATCCTGGGTGACCTGAACGCCGCCATCGAGAGCGTGCGGCGCTTTGCCCGCAACCTGCGCCCCAGCGTGCTCGACGACCTGGGGCTGCTGCCCGCGCTGGAGTGGCTGGCCTCGCAGGCCCAGACCGAGACCCGCCTGGAGATCAGCGGACAGGAGCGCCGCCTGAGTCCGACAGCGGAGCTCACGGTGTTCCGGCTGTCGCAGGAGGCGCTGAACAACGTCGACAAGCATGCGCAGGCGCACACCGCCGCGATCCGCGTGGCCTTCCGGGAGGATCACGTGCGCGTGGCGGTCAGCGACGACGGCCGGGGATTCACGGCCGAGCAGGCCGAGGCGCAGGCCCAGGCGGGTCACCTGGGCCTGCTCGGCCTGCGCGAGCGCGTGGAACTGGCGGGTGGGGAGCTGGAGGTCGCCAGCACGCCGGGACAGGGCAGCACCCTGACCTTCGTCCTGCCCGGCTGA
- a CDS encoding ROK family protein, translated as MNQTLHSHDTLDLAAIRCRHTLLLLGLLWEDDRARVDIARDLGLSRSAISNIVAELMEVGLVQEAGARSGTGVGRRATLLHLNARAAAMLAIDLGASHARVDVLDLRCRTLATTTVPHDIQAGPQATYALLCELARHVLHDAGVPIAHVAIAGVGVPGPVDHESGRVVQPPNMPGWDGENVGAHLRDLLGVDVLVENDANLGALAEARFGTHRGVSDLIYVKLATGIGAGVLLGGRLHRGARGGAGEIGHISINEHGPVGRSGNPGSLESYAAAQVLVPLATRLHAEGTPTTMHALTVEDLIRHANTDPLARAVWETVGHHLGVAVSTTLNLFNPHAVVIGGRLAQAGDVLIGAIRASADRRTMRINADRARIDLGTLGGHAGVLGAGAMMLGALLTPRGLPQLYRVSRLVDPPGVESRAPPPGGLSSPSLNKPAPGVTQTPHHPVPFGGSP; from the coding sequence GTGAACCAGACCCTGCACAGCCACGACACGCTGGATCTGGCGGCCATCCGGTGCCGCCACACCCTGCTGCTGCTGGGGCTGCTGTGGGAGGACGACCGGGCCCGCGTGGACATCGCCCGCGACCTGGGGCTGTCGCGCAGCGCGATCAGCAACATCGTGGCCGAACTCATGGAGGTCGGGCTGGTGCAGGAGGCCGGCGCACGCAGCGGTACCGGTGTGGGCCGCCGCGCCACCCTGCTGCACCTGAACGCCCGCGCGGCGGCCATGCTCGCCATCGACCTGGGGGCCAGTCACGCCCGCGTGGACGTGCTCGACCTGCGCTGCCGCACGCTGGCGACCACGACCGTACCGCACGACATCCAGGCCGGCCCGCAGGCCACGTACGCGCTGCTGTGCGAACTCGCCCGGCATGTGCTGCACGACGCCGGCGTGCCCATCGCCCACGTGGCCATCGCCGGGGTGGGGGTGCCCGGCCCGGTGGATCACGAGTCCGGCCGCGTGGTGCAGCCGCCCAACATGCCCGGCTGGGACGGAGAGAACGTGGGGGCCCACCTGCGCGACCTGCTGGGCGTGGATGTCCTAGTCGAGAACGACGCCAATCTGGGTGCCCTGGCCGAGGCGAGGTTCGGCACCCACCGGGGCGTGAGCGACCTGATCTATGTGAAGCTCGCCACCGGGATCGGCGCGGGCGTGCTGCTGGGCGGCCGGCTGCACCGTGGGGCCCGGGGCGGGGCCGGCGAGATCGGGCATATCAGCATCAACGAGCACGGGCCGGTCGGTCGCAGTGGCAACCCCGGCAGCCTGGAGAGCTACGCTGCCGCGCAGGTGCTGGTGCCACTGGCCACGCGGCTGCACGCCGAGGGCACACCCACCACCATGCACGCCCTGACCGTCGAGGATCTGATCCGGCATGCCAACACCGACCCACTGGCCCGGGCCGTCTGGGAGACGGTGGGCCACCACCTGGGCGTGGCCGTCAGCACGACCCTGAACCTCTTCAACCCCCATGCGGTGGTGATCGGCGGCCGGCTCGCGCAGGCGGGCGACGTGCTGATCGGTGCCATCCGCGCCAGCGCCGACCGGCGCACCATGCGGATCAATGCCGACCGTGCCCGCATCGACCTGGGCACGCTGGGTGGGCACGCCGGCGTGCTGGGGGCCGGCGCGATGATGCTGGGGGCCCTGCTCACCCCGCGCGGCCTGCCCCAGCTGTACCGCGTGTCCAGGCTGGTTGACCCACCGGGGGTGGAGAGTCGCGCCCCGCCTCCCGGAGGACTATCATCACCTTCGCTTAATAAACCTGCTCCTGGCGTTACCCAGACCCCGCACCATCCCGTTCCTTTCGGAGGATCACCATGA
- a CDS encoding MFS transporter, whose protein sequence is MTVAPAPLSLRLLGAGGAAFFALGVLQPMYGPLFPFFQQQFGVSTASVGVIASAHFVGSAISPPLAGVILTRISTRRVVVACLLLLAVAALLVGFAPSWPLAVGAAVVGGVAQGGLSSAVNAYLAAAGTRAINFANALFGLASMLSPLVAAWLAPQGLMWPFVVVAGLATVSLLAARIWGVPAMPRPEAQAPMHRVGRSMTLFVVMLICYVGLEVGFGAWGGKHMTGIGVGQAALIVSLYWGGFTLGRALASAFGARFQPGPLVLGCAALATVAAVLGTVPALAPYTYPLAGLALGPVFGTAMVWAAQVLPVRFVPFLLVSGSVGGILVPWGIGLGFARSGPVAVPVILTGLGIALCVLVMVTLRVRRVRVGTDARFPA, encoded by the coding sequence GTGACTGTCGCGCCGGCCCCACTCTCGCTGCGTCTGCTGGGGGCCGGTGGTGCGGCGTTCTTCGCGCTGGGCGTGCTGCAACCCATGTACGGCCCCCTGTTTCCCTTCTTCCAGCAGCAGTTCGGGGTGAGCACCGCGTCGGTCGGCGTGATCGCCAGCGCCCATTTCGTGGGCTCGGCCATCTCACCGCCGCTGGCTGGCGTGATCCTCACGCGGATCAGCACGCGCCGCGTCGTGGTCGCATGCCTGCTGCTGCTGGCCGTGGCGGCGCTGCTGGTGGGCTTTGCGCCCAGCTGGCCGCTGGCCGTCGGTGCGGCGGTGGTGGGCGGGGTGGCGCAGGGTGGCCTGTCCAGCGCCGTGAACGCGTACCTGGCTGCCGCCGGCACGCGGGCCATCAACTTTGCCAACGCCCTGTTCGGGCTGGCCAGCATGCTCTCGCCGCTGGTCGCGGCGTGGCTCGCGCCGCAGGGCCTGATGTGGCCCTTTGTCGTCGTGGCCGGGCTGGCGACGGTGTCGCTGCTGGCGGCGCGGATCTGGGGCGTGCCGGCCATGCCCCGCCCGGAGGCGCAGGCCCCCATGCACCGGGTGGGCCGCTCCATGACCCTGTTCGTGGTCATGCTGATCTGTTACGTGGGGCTGGAAGTGGGCTTCGGTGCGTGGGGCGGCAAGCACATGACCGGCATCGGCGTGGGGCAGGCGGCGCTGATCGTCAGCCTGTACTGGGGCGGATTCACGCTGGGCCGGGCCCTGGCCAGCGCCTTCGGGGCCCGCTTCCAGCCGGGGCCGCTGGTGCTGGGCTGTGCGGCCCTGGCGACCGTGGCGGCCGTGCTGGGCACGGTTCCGGCGCTGGCACCGTACACGTACCCGCTGGCGGGTCTGGCTCTGGGGCCGGTCTTCGGCACGGCGATGGTCTGGGCCGCTCAGGTGCTGCCGGTGCGGTTCGTGCCGTTCCTGCTGGTGTCGGGCAGCGTGGGCGGCATCCTGGTGCCGTGGGGGATCGGGCTGGGCTTTGCCCGCAGTGGGCCGGTCGCCGTGCCCGTGATCCTGACCGGACTGGGCATCGCCCTGTGCGTGCTGGTCATGGTGACGCTGCGCGTGCGGCGCGTGCGTGTCGGCACGGACGCCCGTTTTCCGGCATGA
- the lysS gene encoding lysine--tRNA ligase has translation MTDGSPRSPRPEGLHEQTVARLNNLDAQVAAGFEAHPYSYPRTHHARDVLAAHPADAEGRLEPGQEWPDEVYALAGRVTLLRHMGKAAFLDLQDEFGKLQLFFSKQDTENFDPTKKIDLGDIIGVTGHPFVTKTGQLTLKVTGWQPLVKSLHPLPSKFHGLQDEELRARRRYLDLMVTDGAREKFQARSRMIRFIRRELDDRGFMEVEGPTLQVTAGGAEARPFMTHHNALSHDFKLRISLELYLKRLLVGGFEKVYEVGRVYRNEGIDRTHNPEFTMLELYWAYVDYSDIAQLVEDLLSGLAMEVHGSYTFEYQGKALDFTPPFARVDYIGGLREHVPELDFDPLDLDRLRAFCDARYPQWKGVPAYKLLDKLFGEYVEPLLTNPTFVMDHPAVISPLAKRHRTRTDAVTERFEVFCSGFELANAFSELNDAFDQRERFEAQSARQAAGDDEAHPQDEDFLLALEYGMPPAGGLGIGIDRLAMLLTDSDSIRDVLLFPLLRPEGAASTEDTAATT, from the coding sequence ATGACCGACGGTTCCCCCCGTTCCCCGCGCCCCGAGGGCCTGCACGAGCAGACCGTCGCCCGACTGAACAACCTGGACGCGCAGGTGGCGGCCGGCTTCGAGGCACACCCCTACTCGTACCCGCGCACCCACCACGCCCGCGACGTGCTCGCCGCCCATCCGGCCGACGCCGAGGGAAGGCTGGAGCCGGGGCAGGAATGGCCGGACGAGGTGTACGCCCTGGCGGGCCGCGTGACGCTGCTGCGCCACATGGGCAAGGCGGCCTTCCTCGACCTTCAGGACGAGTTCGGCAAGCTGCAGCTGTTTTTCAGCAAGCAGGACACCGAGAATTTCGATCCCACGAAGAAGATCGACCTGGGCGACATCATCGGCGTGACCGGGCATCCCTTCGTGACCAAGACCGGGCAGCTCACGCTGAAGGTCACGGGGTGGCAGCCGCTGGTCAAGAGCCTGCACCCGCTGCCGAGCAAGTTCCACGGCCTCCAGGACGAGGAACTGCGGGCCCGGCGGCGCTACCTCGACCTGATGGTCACCGACGGTGCCCGCGAGAAGTTCCAGGCCCGCAGCCGCATGATCCGTTTCATCCGCCGCGAACTGGACGACCGGGGCTTCATGGAGGTCGAGGGGCCGACCCTTCAGGTCACGGCCGGCGGGGCCGAGGCCCGGCCGTTCATGACGCACCACAACGCGCTGTCGCATGACTTCAAGCTGCGGATCAGCCTGGAGCTGTACCTCAAGCGGCTGCTGGTCGGCGGCTTCGAGAAGGTCTACGAGGTCGGCCGGGTGTACCGCAACGAGGGTATCGACCGGACACACAACCCGGAATTCACCATGCTGGAGCTGTACTGGGCCTACGTGGACTACAGCGATATCGCGCAGCTGGTCGAGGATCTGCTCAGCGGTCTGGCGATGGAAGTGCACGGCTCGTACACCTTCGAGTACCAGGGCAAGGCGCTGGACTTCACGCCGCCCTTCGCGCGGGTGGACTACATCGGCGGGCTGCGCGAGCACGTGCCGGAGCTGGACTTCGACCCGCTGGATCTGGATCGGCTGCGGGCCTTCTGCGACGCCCGCTATCCCCAGTGGAAGGGGGTGCCGGCGTACAAGCTGCTGGACAAGCTGTTTGGCGAGTATGTGGAACCGCTGCTGACCAACCCGACGTTCGTGATGGATCACCCGGCGGTGATCAGCCCGCTCGCCAAGCGCCACCGCACCCGCACCGACGCCGTGACCGAGCGTTTCGAGGTGTTCTGCTCGGGCTTCGAGCTGGCGAACGCCTTCTCGGAACTCAACGACGCCTTCGACCAGCGCGAGCGCTTCGAGGCCCAGAGTGCGCGTCAGGCCGCCGGCGACGACGAGGCCCACCCGCAGGACGAGGACTTCCTGCTGGCGCTGGAGTACGGGATGCCCCCGGCGGGGGGGCTGGGCATCGGGATCGACCGGCTGGCCATGCTGCTGACCGACAGTGACAGCATCCGAGACGTCCTGCTGTTCCCGCTGCTGCGCCCCGAAGGTGCCGCGAGCACGGAGGACACGGCCGCGACGACCTGA
- a CDS encoding response regulator transcription factor → MLDTESETSRAITLLLVDDHPVVRKGTRELLEGESDLHVVGEAGSGEEAITRARALTPDVILMDVSMPGMNGIEATRAIKKEQPGVGVLVLTSYDDDAYVFALLEAGAAGYLLKNASEDDLLGAVRAVAAGESALHPSVARKVLERFSANTTPTPPEDDLSPRELEVLRVAATGRTNKEIARDLDISPRTVQVHLANIFSKLGVGSRTEAVLYGIKRGWIDPKMV, encoded by the coding sequence ATGCTCGACACGGAATCGGAGACGTCCCGCGCCATCACCCTGCTGCTCGTGGACGACCACCCTGTCGTGCGCAAGGGCACCCGCGAACTGCTGGAGGGCGAGAGCGACCTGCATGTGGTCGGCGAGGCCGGCAGCGGCGAGGAGGCCATCACCAGGGCCCGCGCCCTGACACCCGACGTGATCCTGATGGACGTGTCCATGCCCGGTATGAACGGCATCGAGGCCACCCGCGCCATCAAGAAGGAGCAGCCCGGTGTGGGCGTGCTCGTGCTCACCAGCTACGACGACGACGCCTACGTCTTCGCCCTGCTGGAGGCGGGCGCGGCCGGCTACCTGCTCAAGAACGCCAGCGAGGACGACCTGCTGGGGGCCGTGCGGGCGGTGGCGGCGGGTGAAAGTGCCCTGCACCCCAGCGTGGCCCGTAAGGTACTGGAACGCTTTAGCGCCAACACCACCCCCACCCCGCCCGAGGACGACCTGAGCCCCCGCGAACTGGAGGTGCTGCGCGTGGCCGCCACCGGCCGCACCAACAAGGAGATCGCCCGCGACCTCGACATCAGCCCCCGCACCGTGCAGGTGCATCTGGCGAACATCTTTTCCAAACTCGGCGTCGGCAGCCGGACGGAAGCCGTGCTGTACGGGATTAAGCGAGGCTGGATCGACCCGAAGATGGTGTGA
- a CDS encoding carbohydrate ABC transporter permease, whose translation MKGLSKDRLWSIAVLTPSIILIAVFVYGFIARSVYVSMTDWGNDPAQALALDPIIRWVGLANYQELFTGFLQGRFRQELVSTIFFTVFFILGCLGLGLGLALVLDRNPKGEGLWRTIFLFPMSLSFIVTGTIWRWMLQPAGGVNMAPTLAGAPPSTFGWLSSTDSVLKFDWNVLPLLTAGVVGVVLTVLAVRAAQSGDRRRTLVAGVCAALLFVWALFVGPNVKMLPAPELHGFNLALIGIIIAAVWQMSGYTMALYLAGLRGIPEELREAAKVDGANDYGMYRHVIFPLLSPITLSAMIILGHISLKIFDLVYAMAGPDNINTSVPALNMYLTSFRQNQFALGAAIGTVLLILVAFIIVPYLASQFRTEEGHA comes from the coding sequence ATGAAAGGCCTGAGCAAAGACCGCCTGTGGTCGATCGCCGTCCTGACACCCAGCATCATCCTGATCGCGGTGTTCGTGTACGGCTTCATCGCCCGCAGCGTGTACGTCAGCATGACCGACTGGGGCAACGACCCGGCGCAGGCGCTGGCCCTGGATCCCATCATCCGCTGGGTGGGCCTCGCCAATTACCAGGAGCTGTTCACGGGCTTCCTGCAGGGCCGCTTCCGGCAGGAGCTCGTCAGCACCATCTTCTTCACCGTGTTCTTCATCCTGGGCTGCCTGGGGCTGGGGCTGGGCCTCGCGCTGGTGCTCGACCGCAACCCGAAAGGGGAGGGGCTGTGGCGCACGATCTTCCTGTTCCCCATGAGCCTGTCGTTCATCGTGACCGGCACCATCTGGCGCTGGATGCTGCAGCCGGCGGGCGGCGTGAACATGGCCCCCACGCTGGCCGGTGCGCCCCCCAGCACCTTCGGGTGGCTGAGCAGCACCGACAGCGTGCTGAAGTTCGACTGGAACGTGCTGCCGCTGCTCACCGCCGGGGTCGTCGGCGTGGTGCTGACCGTGCTGGCCGTTCGCGCCGCGCAGTCTGGTGACCGCCGGCGCACCCTGGTCGCGGGCGTGTGCGCGGCCCTGCTGTTCGTGTGGGCCCTGTTCGTCGGCCCGAACGTCAAGATGCTGCCCGCTCCCGAGCTGCACGGCTTCAACCTCGCCCTGATCGGCATCATCATCGCGGCGGTGTGGCAGATGAGCGGCTACACCATGGCGCTGTACCTCGCGGGCCTGCGCGGCATCCCCGAGGAACTGCGCGAGGCCGCCAAGGTGGACGGCGCGAACGACTACGGCATGTACCGCCACGTCATCTTCCCGCTGCTCTCGCCGATCACGCTGTCAGCCATGATCATCCTGGGGCACATCAGCCTGAAGATCTTCGATCTGGTGTACGCCATGGCTGGCCCGGACAACATCAACACCAGCGTGCCCGCGCTGAACATGTACCTGACCAGCTTCCGGCAGAACCAGTTCGCACTGGGGGCCGCGATCGGCACGGTGCTGCTGATCCTGGTGGCGTTCATCATCGTGCCGTACCTGGCCTCGCAGTTCCGCACCGAGGAGGGCCACGCATGA
- a CDS encoding GreA/GreB family elongation factor, translating to MSRQVKLTREGFERLQKTLAQEQARLAEATRILQEQMETSSDTEDTGLEDAKREKMNIEARIDELEDTLARATVIEDHENEGRVELGAIVVLGNETTKKDMKVQVVSAPEATVTGGSLPRVSEDSPVGKELMGRKKGDAFVVNLDNGKQMKYKVKSIEY from the coding sequence ATGAGCAGACAGGTGAAACTCACACGGGAGGGCTTCGAACGCCTCCAGAAGACGCTGGCGCAGGAGCAGGCCCGTCTGGCCGAGGCCACCCGCATCCTCCAGGAGCAGATGGAGACCAGCTCCGACACCGAGGACACGGGCCTCGAGGACGCCAAGCGCGAGAAGATGAACATCGAGGCGCGCATCGATGAACTCGAGGACACCCTGGCGCGTGCCACCGTCATCGAGGATCACGAGAACGAGGGCCGCGTGGAGCTGGGCGCGATCGTCGTGCTGGGCAACGAGACCACGAAAAAGGACATGAAGGTGCAGGTCGTGTCCGCCCCCGAGGCGACCGTCACCGGCGGCAGCCTGCCGCGCGTCAGCGAGGACAGCCCGGTGGGCAAGGAGCTGATGGGCCGCAAGAAGGGCGACGCCTTCGTGGTGAACCTCGACAACGGCAAGCAGATGAAATACAAGGTCAAGAGCATCGAGTACTGA